Proteins from a single region of Deltaproteobacteria bacterium:
- the fabF gene encoding beta-ketoacyl-ACP synthase II — protein sequence MSTTEQRRVVVTGLGLVSPLGSGVEKNWQALMAGRSGIRKIDRFNADAFASKIAGQVPDFKAEDYIEPKEIKKMDLFIQYALGATAQAMNDSGLKIEGEYAENVGVIIGVGMNGLDTLEVTKEALMAGGPRKISPFFIPKVISNLAPGHVAIRYGAKGVNFTPTSACASGTHAIGEAYHMIRRGVQDAVITGGAEAAITPLGVGGFSAMKALSTRNDEPERASRPFDAERDGFVIGEGSGILILEEREHALARGAKIYAEIIGYAANGDAHHMTAPAPEGEGAARCMRLALKDAQIAPSDVSYINAHGTSTEYNDANETTAIKTVFGEGAAKLPVSSTKSMTGHLLGAAGAVEGVYAVLALHHGVIPPTINYENPDPQCDLDYVPNQARKAAIDVALSNSFGFGGTNACVIFRRAQ from the coding sequence ATGAGCACGACTGAGCAACGCAGAGTTGTGGTTACAGGCCTTGGTCTAGTTTCACCCCTGGGCTCCGGTGTCGAAAAAAACTGGCAAGCCCTCATGGCCGGCCGCTCCGGCATTCGCAAGATCGACCGGTTCAACGCCGATGCCTTCGCTTCGAAGATCGCTGGCCAGGTGCCGGACTTCAAGGCGGAGGATTACATCGAACCCAAAGAGATCAAAAAAATGGATCTCTTCATCCAGTATGCGCTCGGGGCCACCGCCCAGGCCATGAACGACAGCGGCCTGAAAATCGAAGGGGAATACGCCGAAAACGTTGGCGTCATAATCGGCGTCGGCATGAATGGGCTCGATACTTTAGAAGTCACCAAGGAAGCCTTGATGGCGGGCGGCCCGCGCAAGATCTCGCCGTTTTTTATTCCCAAAGTAATTTCCAACCTGGCGCCCGGCCATGTGGCGATCCGCTACGGCGCCAAGGGCGTTAATTTCACGCCGACCTCAGCGTGCGCGTCCGGCACCCACGCCATCGGCGAGGCCTATCACATGATCCGGCGCGGCGTGCAAGATGCGGTGATTACCGGCGGCGCCGAGGCGGCGATCACACCGTTAGGGGTCGGTGGTTTTTCCGCGATGAAGGCGCTGTCGACGCGCAACGACGAGCCCGAGCGCGCGAGTCGGCCTTTTGACGCCGAGCGCGATGGGTTTGTCATCGGCGAGGGCTCCGGCATTTTGATTCTCGAAGAGCGCGAACATGCGCTGGCCCGCGGCGCGAAGATTTACGCAGAGATCATCGGCTACGCCGCCAACGGCGACGCCCATCACATGACCGCACCGGCGCCCGAGGGCGAAGGCGCAGCGCGCTGCATGCGCTTGGCGCTCAAGGACGCGCAAATCGCGCCCAGCGACGTTAGCTATATCAATGCCCACGGCACATCGACGGAATACAACGACGCCAACGAAACCACCGCGATCAAGACGGTCTTTGGCGAAGGGGCCGCAAAGCTCCCGGTGAGCTCGACGAAATCAATGACCGGCCACCTGCTCGGTGCAGCCGGCGCGGTGGAGGGAGTTTATGCCGTGCTGGCACTGCACCATGGCGTGATTCCGCCGACCATCAATTATGAAAACCCCGACCCCCAATGCGACCTTGACTACGTGCCGAACCAGGCGCGCAAGGCGGCCATCGATGTGGCGCTTTCCAATTCCTTCGGCTTCGGCGGCACCAACGCGTGTGTGATCTTTCGGAGGGCGCAATGA
- a CDS encoding histone deacetylase produces MAQTAVVVDDEYLKHEPGEFHPERPERIKVLLDMAHELDAAKFQLMPPRAATRGEIEACHSADYLKLVAATSQKNQYALDGDTVTCRDSFGVALLATGGLLRLIDAIAAKEIDNGFALVRPPGHHALHDRAMGFCLFNTIAVGAEYLKRVHGARRVLIVDWDVHHGNGTQAAFYQDPAVLFVSTHQFPYYPGSGAIHEIGAAAGQGYTLNIPLPAGCCDAEYLRAFQELIVPKANQFQPEWILVSAGFDPHRRDPLGGMGVTEQGFGAMAQLLLQLAQDSAQSRIAFLLEGGYDLAALRDSVGAVLTTMQKPPTQAVAPAQAPHIEPLIRTIRLRHEPYRLL; encoded by the coding sequence ATGGCGCAGACTGCCGTCGTGGTTGATGACGAATATTTGAAGCACGAGCCGGGCGAGTTCCATCCCGAGCGGCCGGAAAGAATCAAAGTCTTACTCGACATGGCTCACGAGCTCGATGCGGCGAAGTTTCAGCTCATGCCGCCGCGCGCCGCCACCCGCGGCGAGATCGAAGCTTGCCACAGCGCCGATTACTTGAAACTCGTCGCTGCCACGTCGCAGAAAAATCAATACGCGCTCGACGGTGACACGGTCACCTGTCGCGACTCCTTCGGCGTCGCTTTGCTCGCCACCGGCGGGCTGCTGCGGCTGATCGACGCCATCGCCGCCAAGGAGATCGACAACGGTTTTGCCCTCGTACGGCCCCCGGGTCATCATGCCTTGCACGATCGCGCCATGGGCTTTTGCTTATTCAACACAATCGCCGTTGGCGCGGAATATCTCAAACGCGTGCACGGCGCGCGGCGCGTGCTGATCGTCGACTGGGACGTGCACCACGGCAACGGCACCCAGGCGGCATTTTACCAAGACCCTGCCGTGCTGTTTGTGTCAACCCATCAGTTTCCCTATTATCCCGGCAGCGGCGCGATCCATGAAATCGGTGCCGCTGCCGGCCAAGGCTACACACTCAACATTCCGCTGCCTGCCGGCTGCTGCGACGCCGAGTATTTGCGCGCCTTTCAAGAATTGATCGTGCCCAAGGCCAACCAGTTTCAACCCGAGTGGATTTTGGTTTCTGCCGGCTTCGACCCGCACCGACGCGATCCATTGGGCGGCATGGGCGTCACCGAGCAAGGCTTTGGCGCCATGGCCCAGCTGTTGTTGCAACTGGCGCAGGACTCGGCGCAGTCGCGCATCGCCTTTTTGCTGGAAGGCGGCTACGATCTCGCGGCGTTGCGCGACTCGGTCGGCGCGGTTTTGACCACCATGCAAAAACCGCCAACGCAAGCGGTCGCACCGGCGCAGGCTCCCCATATAGAACCGTTGATCCGTACGATTCGCCTCCGCCATGAACCCTATCGGTTACTTTAA
- the tatA gene encoding twin-arginine translocase TatA/TatE family subunit, whose protein sequence is MFGIGGPELLLILAVALIVLGPKKLPELAKTLGKGLAEFRRATDELKDEFRKIESEVEPPAVVATKDDPFLNMPPETATPPPAPTPAAEKK, encoded by the coding sequence ATGTTTGGCATCGGCGGTCCCGAACTGTTGTTGATTCTGGCGGTGGCCCTGATCGTTCTCGGTCCAAAGAAGCTCCCGGAGTTGGCCAAAACGTTGGGTAAAGGTTTGGCCGAGTTTCGCCGCGCCACCGATGAGCTGAAAGACGAGTTCCGCAAAATCGAGAGCGAAGTCGAACCGCCTGCAGTGGTGGCCACTAAAGACGATCCGTTTCTCAACATGCCGCCGGAAACCGCCACACCGCCGCCAGCGCCGACGCCTGCCGCTGAGAAAAAGTGA
- the tatC gene encoding twin-arginine translocase subunit TatC has product MPSAEGEGQGHSPGHPVDVQMPFTSHLGELRSRLVKSVIAIAIGFVGCFYAVDGIFTVLAAPLRRLQIPGLTLIGTAVAEAFFTKMKVAFVAAIVVALPVLLWQGWQFVAPGLYEHEKRYTRAFVACGSLFFLAGAAFCYFVVIEQGLEFMLRHYERIQVQPLIQVGDYLTQAARLVLAFGAMFQLPVAAFFLARVGVIDHRFLIKHSRYAVVVITILAAILTPPDFISMIFLMVPLFVLYGVSIGVAYLARARMNRLEREAE; this is encoded by the coding sequence ATGCCGTCGGCTGAAGGGGAGGGCCAGGGACATTCCCCGGGACATCCAGTGGATGTCCAGATGCCTTTTACTTCTCACCTGGGCGAGCTGCGCTCCCGTCTGGTCAAGTCCGTCATCGCCATTGCCATCGGTTTTGTCGGTTGTTTCTACGCCGTCGACGGTATTTTTACCGTCTTGGCAGCGCCGCTGCGGCGCCTGCAAATCCCCGGCCTGACTTTGATCGGTACCGCCGTAGCCGAAGCTTTCTTCACCAAAATGAAAGTGGCTTTTGTCGCGGCGATCGTGGTCGCGCTGCCGGTTCTACTTTGGCAAGGCTGGCAATTTGTCGCGCCGGGCCTCTATGAACACGAGAAACGCTACACGCGAGCTTTCGTCGCCTGCGGTTCGCTGTTTTTTCTTGCCGGCGCGGCGTTTTGTTATTTCGTCGTAATCGAGCAAGGTTTGGAATTCATGCTGCGGCACTATGAGAGGATTCAGGTGCAGCCGTTGATCCAGGTGGGCGACTATCTGACGCAGGCGGCGCGGTTGGTACTTGCCTTTGGCGCAATGTTTCAGCTGCCGGTGGCGGCTTTTTTTCTCGCCCGAGTTGGCGTGATCGATCACAGATTTTTGATCAAACACAGCCGCTACGCGGTGGTCGTTATCACCATTCTGGCGGCCATCCTGACGCCGCCCGATTTCATATCGATGATTTTCTTGATGGTGCCGCTGTTTGTGCTTTACGGGGTGAGTATCGGGGTGGCTTATCTGGCGCGCGCCAGAATGAACCGCCTTGAAAGAGAAGCCGAATGA
- a CDS encoding arginine decarboxylase, pyruvoyl-dependent, with protein sequence MIPKKCFFTKGVGVHKEKLASFELALRQAGLAYCNLVLVSSIYPPYCKRISKEEGTKLLRPGEIVFSVYDRESTNEPNRLVAASVGVAIPADQEQHGYLSEHHSFGETEEKAGEYAEDLAASMLATTLGIEFDPDTAWDERENLFKMSGKIVRTSNITQSAIGNKDGLWTTVFAACAFINDDS encoded by the coding sequence ATGATTCCTAAGAAATGTTTTTTCACCAAAGGTGTGGGCGTCCATAAAGAAAAGCTAGCGTCCTTCGAGTTGGCGTTGCGCCAAGCGGGTTTGGCTTACTGCAACCTGGTGCTCGTCTCGAGCATCTATCCGCCCTACTGCAAACGGATCTCCAAAGAAGAAGGCACGAAACTCTTGCGCCCCGGCGAGATTGTCTTCTCCGTCTATGATCGCGAAAGCACCAACGAGCCCAACCGGCTGGTGGCGGCTTCGGTGGGTGTTGCGATCCCTGCGGATCAGGAACAGCACGGCTATTTATCCGAGCACCACTCCTTTGGCGAGACTGAAGAGAAGGCCGGCGAGTACGCGGAAGACCTGGCGGCGAGCATGTTGGCGACCACGTTGGGCATCGAGTTCGATCCGGACACCGCGTGGGACGAACGGGAAAATTTATTCAAGATGTCCGGCAAGATCGTCCGAACATCGAACATCACCCAATCGGCCATCGGCAACAAAGACGGCCTTTGGACCACGGTGTTCGCCGCTTGTGCGTTTATCAACGACGACAGTTAG
- a CDS encoding biotin/lipoyl-binding protein, with translation MAFIAKLGEQSYTVEIEESGKSVYRVNVDGHEFVVDGKKTGRTNYSLIVDNRSFEIEVDNSEDEYRVLVDGRVYHINLLDERRVRVGEASGAALQGRQKVSVPMPGKIIALLVAEGDAVEKGQGLVIVEAMKMENEVHSPIAGEVKEIKVKPGDTVEGGAVLVIVE, from the coding sequence ATGGCCTTCATCGCAAAGTTGGGCGAACAATCCTACACCGTCGAAATCGAAGAAAGCGGCAAGTCCGTTTACCGGGTCAACGTCGACGGCCACGAATTCGTAGTCGATGGCAAAAAAACCGGGCGCACCAATTATTCGCTGATCGTCGACAATCGGTCCTTCGAGATCGAGGTCGACAACAGCGAAGACGAGTACCGCGTGCTAGTGGACGGGCGCGTTTATCATATCAACCTATTGGATGAGCGGCGCGTGCGCGTCGGCGAAGCAAGCGGCGCCGCCCTGCAGGGTCGGCAAAAAGTCTCCGTGCCCATGCCGGGCAAAATCATTGCGCTGCTGGTGGCCGAAGGCGACGCTGTGGAGAAAGGTCAGGGCTTGGTGATCGTCGAGGCGATGAAGATGGAAAACGAAGTGCATAGCCCGATCGCCGGCGAAGTCAAAGAAATCAAAGTGAAGCCCGGCGACACGGTGGAAGGCGGCGCGGTGCTGGTGATTGTCGAATGA
- the accC gene encoding acetyl-CoA carboxylase biotin carboxylase subunit, with product MFKRILIANRGEIAVRITRACRELDIETVAVYSEADRESLHVKYADYAYPIGPAPSAQSYLVIDRIIDVCKKSGAEAVHPGYGFLAENAKFAQRCKDEGIVFIGPSPEVIDQMGDKVKAREVMKAAGVPVVPGSEGILSTEEEVLQTMEKIGYPCMLKAVAGGGGKGLRLVRARREVSSAYRAVGSEAASSFGDPRLYVEKFIEKPRHVEIQILADKYGRVIHLYDRECSIQRRHQKVIEESPAPGLEDRTRRRIGRIAIQGARAVGYVGAGTLEFLLDQEQNFYFLEMNTRLQVEHAVTERVVGIDLVKAQIEIAAGGYLPWRQRHITQTGHAIECRIYAEDAENQFMPCPGKIEGLRLPEGLGLRNDCGVYEGAEVPIYYDPMIAKLITWGENRIEAILRMRRALREYQVRGIKTNISFHQWILRHPRFMSGDFSTGFIDEEYRNMNKEEVFPHKDIALASAAIAALHREQENTIGLLANRAAQPSKWREQGKRSALRTAARGWKRS from the coding sequence ATGTTCAAGCGAATACTAATCGCCAACCGCGGCGAAATCGCCGTGCGCATCACCCGCGCCTGCCGCGAGCTCGATATCGAGACTGTCGCGGTTTACTCCGAAGCCGACCGCGAATCGCTCCACGTCAAATACGCGGACTACGCCTACCCAATCGGCCCCGCGCCCTCGGCGCAGAGCTATCTTGTCATCGATCGAATCATTGACGTCTGCAAAAAGAGCGGCGCCGAAGCGGTTCATCCGGGCTACGGCTTTCTCGCGGAGAACGCCAAGTTCGCGCAGCGCTGCAAAGACGAAGGCATCGTCTTCATCGGCCCGTCGCCGGAAGTCATCGATCAGATGGGCGACAAAGTGAAAGCGCGCGAAGTGATGAAAGCGGCCGGCGTGCCGGTGGTGCCGGGCTCGGAAGGAATTCTCAGCACCGAAGAAGAAGTCCTGCAAACGATGGAGAAGATCGGCTACCCCTGCATGTTGAAAGCCGTGGCCGGCGGCGGCGGCAAGGGTTTGCGGTTGGTGCGCGCACGCCGGGAAGTCTCGTCAGCGTATCGCGCGGTGGGCTCCGAAGCAGCTTCGTCGTTCGGCGATCCACGCCTTTATGTCGAAAAGTTTATCGAGAAGCCGCGCCACGTCGAAATTCAGATTCTCGCCGACAAGTATGGCCGGGTGATTCACCTATACGATCGTGAGTGCTCGATCCAGCGGCGCCATCAAAAAGTCATCGAAGAGTCGCCGGCGCCGGGCCTGGAAGACCGCACGCGCCGGCGCATCGGCCGCATCGCCATCCAAGGGGCGCGCGCCGTCGGCTACGTCGGCGCCGGCACGCTGGAATTTCTTTTGGATCAAGAGCAAAATTTCTATTTCCTCGAAATGAACACGCGCCTGCAGGTGGAGCACGCCGTCACTGAACGGGTGGTCGGCATCGATCTGGTCAAGGCGCAGATCGAGATCGCCGCCGGCGGCTACTTACCCTGGCGCCAGCGGCACATTACGCAGACCGGTCACGCCATCGAGTGCCGCATCTACGCCGAAGACGCTGAGAATCAATTTATGCCCTGCCCCGGCAAGATCGAAGGATTGCGTCTGCCCGAGGGCCTCGGCCTGCGCAATGATTGCGGTGTGTATGAGGGCGCCGAGGTGCCGATCTACTACGATCCGATGATCGCCAAATTGATCACCTGGGGCGAAAATCGCATCGAAGCGATCTTACGCATGCGCCGCGCCCTGCGCGAGTATCAAGTGCGCGGCATCAAAACCAACATTTCATTTCATCAATGGATCCTGCGCCACCCACGCTTCATGTCGGGGGATTTCAGCACCGGTTTCATCGACGAAGAATACCGCAACATGAACAAAGAAGAGGTCTTCCCGCACAAAGACATTGCGCTCGCTTCGGCGGCCATCGCCGCTTTGCACCGCGAGCAAGAAAACACCATCGGGCTGTTGGCCAACCGCGCCGCCCAGCCCTCCAAGTGGCGCGAGCAGGGCAAGCGGAGCGCGTTGCGCACCGCGGCCCGGGGCTGGAAAAGATCGTGA
- a CDS encoding methylmalonyl-CoA carboxyltransferase — protein MAIDNVDKLRDLNQRAEAGGGSERAKRQHEQGKLLARERLDILLDSGSFVEMDKLRTHDCTDFGLDKQKFLGDAVVTGYGAIDGRLVYVYSQDFTVFGGSLSKVVADKICKVMDLAMKNGAPIIGINDSGGARIQEGVDSLAGYGEIFQRNVMASGVVPQLTAILGPCAGGAVYSPAVTDFIFMAKTNSYMFITGPDVIKTVTHEDVTKEALGGAEAHSSKSGVCHFTANTEKDCLVMMRELLSFLPSNNQEDPPFRSTPDDPLRRDKRLRDLVPDNPNRPYDMKELIAAVVDEGYFYEVQREFAHNILVGFARLGGRPVGIVANQPNALAGCLDINASVKAARFIRFCDCFNIPIVTFVDVPGFLPGTDQEYHGIIRHGAKLLYAYAEATVPKITIVTRKAYGGGYIVMASKHLRGDVNLAYPTGEIAVMGPEGAINIVFREALQKASDPAKAREEQIANYRETFANPFKAAEAGYIDAIIYPEDTRPTLIRSLEMLKNKQDHNPPKKHGNIPL, from the coding sequence ATGGCCATCGATAACGTCGACAAGTTGCGCGACTTGAATCAGCGCGCCGAAGCGGGCGGCGGCTCGGAGCGCGCCAAACGCCAGCACGAACAAGGCAAACTGTTGGCGCGCGAGCGCCTCGATATTCTCCTCGACAGCGGCAGCTTCGTTGAAATGGACAAGCTGCGCACCCACGACTGCACCGATTTTGGCCTCGACAAACAAAAATTTCTCGGCGACGCAGTGGTCACCGGCTACGGCGCCATCGACGGCCGGCTGGTTTACGTCTACTCCCAAGACTTCACGGTTTTCGGCGGCAGCTTGAGCAAAGTGGTCGCCGACAAGATCTGCAAAGTCATGGATTTGGCAATGAAGAACGGCGCGCCGATCATCGGCATCAACGACTCCGGCGGCGCGCGCATTCAAGAAGGGGTCGACAGCTTGGCCGGCTACGGCGAAATCTTTCAGCGCAACGTGATGGCTTCGGGCGTCGTGCCGCAGCTGACCGCAATCCTCGGCCCGTGCGCCGGTGGCGCGGTCTATTCGCCGGCGGTGACCGATTTTATCTTCATGGCCAAGACCAATAGCTATATGTTCATCACCGGGCCGGACGTCATCAAGACCGTCACCCATGAAGATGTCACCAAAGAGGCCCTCGGCGGCGCCGAAGCCCATAGCAGCAAGAGCGGCGTCTGCCACTTCACGGCCAATACCGAAAAAGATTGTTTGGTCATGATGCGCGAGCTACTGAGCTTTCTGCCCAGCAATAATCAGGAAGACCCGCCGTTTCGCTCGACCCCCGACGATCCGCTGCGGCGCGACAAACGGCTGCGCGATCTGGTGCCGGACAATCCGAACCGCCCCTATGACATGAAAGAATTAATCGCTGCCGTGGTCGACGAAGGCTACTTCTACGAAGTGCAGCGCGAGTTCGCTCACAATATTCTCGTCGGCTTTGCGCGCCTGGGCGGCCGCCCGGTCGGCATCGTTGCCAATCAACCCAACGCATTGGCCGGCTGCCTCGACATCAACGCGTCGGTCAAAGCCGCGCGCTTCATTCGCTTCTGCGACTGCTTCAATATTCCGATCGTGACATTCGTCGACGTGCCGGGTTTTCTGCCGGGCACCGATCAAGAGTATCACGGCATTATTCGCCACGGCGCGAAATTGCTCTACGCCTACGCCGAGGCGACCGTGCCGAAAATCACCATCGTCACACGCAAAGCCTACGGCGGCGGTTACATTGTCATGGCCAGCAAACACCTGCGCGGCGACGTCAATCTCGCCTACCCCACCGGCGAAATCGCCGTCATGGGTCCGGAGGGCGCCATCAACATCGTCTTCCGTGAAGCTCTGCAAAAAGCCAGCGACCCGGCCAAAGCGCGCGAAGAGCAGATCGCCAACTACCGCGAGACTTTTGCCAACCCGTTCAAAGCCGCCGAAGCCGGCTACATCGATGCGATTATTTATCCCGAGGATACGCGCCCGACGTTGATCCGGTCGTTGGAGATGCTCAAAAACAAGCAAGACCACAATCCGCCGAAGAAGCATGGGAATATTCCGCTCTAA
- a CDS encoding aminopeptidase P family protein: MFDVKNRQRKSVAEVAPEDSHKLKSDEALLLVSASEGDSNMLYAVGFFVPDPFIFFAHKETSFVVMSDLEIDRAKKQSRADKVLSLSAYQKKLRKAGKVPAMIDILDLIFRERGIRKLIVPANFPALLSDQLRAKGFSVQIRRDPFFAERETKNNIEVKQITESLRIAVLGLEAGIRLLKRTQPKRDGYLYVNGTRLTSEMLKTAVNTTIMAQGWLPSHTIISSGNQCVDPHHEGTGPIKANTSIIFDIFPRSQKNGYFGDLSRTVVRGRASETLKEMYATVQAGQQIGFDLIRAGINGREVHQKILDLFAARGFNTGRIGGRMQGFFHGTGHGLGLDIHEAPRIAPVDATLKTGHVVTVEPGLYYIGLGGVRLEDVVVVKDKGNRNLTDCPQFLEV, translated from the coding sequence ATGTTCGATGTAAAAAATCGCCAACGCAAATCCGTCGCGGAAGTGGCACCAGAAGACTCCCACAAATTGAAAAGTGACGAAGCGCTCTTGCTGGTTTCGGCGAGCGAGGGCGATTCGAACATGCTGTATGCGGTGGGTTTTTTCGTGCCCGACCCGTTTATCTTCTTTGCGCACAAAGAGACGAGCTTTGTCGTCATGAGCGATTTGGAGATCGATCGCGCCAAGAAGCAGTCGCGCGCCGATAAAGTGCTGTCGCTGTCGGCGTATCAGAAAAAGCTTCGCAAGGCCGGCAAAGTGCCGGCGATGATCGATATTCTCGATTTGATCTTTCGCGAGCGGGGCATTCGCAAGTTGATCGTGCCGGCAAATTTTCCCGCGCTTTTGAGCGATCAGCTGCGCGCCAAAGGGTTTAGCGTGCAAATCCGCCGCGATCCGTTTTTTGCGGAGAGGGAAACTAAGAACAACATCGAAGTAAAACAAATCACCGAGTCGCTGCGCATCGCAGTACTCGGCCTCGAAGCGGGCATCCGGCTGCTCAAACGCACCCAGCCCAAGCGCGACGGCTACCTTTATGTCAACGGCACGCGCTTGACGTCGGAGATGCTCAAGACCGCCGTCAACACGACGATCATGGCGCAGGGCTGGCTGCCGAGCCACACGATTATCTCTTCCGGCAACCAGTGCGTCGATCCGCATCATGAAGGCACTGGGCCGATCAAGGCGAACACTTCGATCATCTTCGATATCTTTCCGCGCTCGCAGAAAAACGGCTACTTCGGCGACTTGAGCCGCACGGTGGTGCGCGGGCGGGCCTCGGAAACGTTGAAAGAAATGTATGCCACGGTGCAGGCTGGCCAGCAGATCGGCTTTGACTTGATCCGCGCCGGCATCAACGGCCGTGAAGTGCATCAAAAAATTCTCGACCTGTTCGCCGCGCGCGGCTTTAACACGGGCCGCATCGGCGGCCGCATGCAGGGATTTTTTCACGGCACCGGCCATGGCCTGGGCCTCGACATCCACGAAGCGCCGCGCATCGCACCGGTGGACGCAACGCTGAAGACCGGCCACGTCGTCACGGTGGAGCCGGGGCTCTATTACATAGGCCTGGGCGGCGTGCGCCTGGAAGACGTTGTCGTCGTCAAAGACAAAGGCAACCGCAACCTCACCGACTGCCCGCAGTTCTTGGAAGTATAG
- a CDS encoding cupin domain-containing protein produces MASEALQAFEKELESKSFKGYWQNVQGDVKREPVPSFGACHWKGKDMFALMEKAGDVVGLDVSFRRVIQMWNPSLKNGTTRTLVLNLQLLKPGEDALSHRHMAGAIRFILKGHGTRLIVEGEAFEIGEGDFVTTPSWTWHDHENRVEPMMWLDGLDAPLVRLLETDFHEPDGRRKQTVTRPEGYTLATTGALRPAWMKQNSVQPPAFCYKWADTEKALHAVGEQPGDLYNGIVLNYANPATGGPTLPTMDCQVHMLRPGEKTKSHKHTSSDIYHVWRGSGVSYVGDQKFEWEQGDSFVVPLWQSHRHENTAKDPAIFFVMNDRPLMDAIGHYREQAD; encoded by the coding sequence ATGGCATCCGAAGCACTTCAAGCGTTTGAGAAAGAACTGGAAAGCAAAAGTTTCAAAGGCTACTGGCAAAACGTCCAGGGCGACGTCAAGCGCGAGCCGGTGCCTTCTTTCGGCGCCTGTCATTGGAAAGGCAAGGACATGTTCGCGCTCATGGAAAAAGCTGGCGACGTCGTCGGTTTGGATGTCTCATTTCGCCGGGTGATTCAAATGTGGAATCCATCGCTCAAGAACGGCACGACGCGCACATTGGTGTTGAATCTTCAGCTACTCAAGCCGGGCGAAGACGCGCTGTCGCACCGCCACATGGCCGGCGCCATTCGGTTTATCTTAAAAGGTCACGGCACTCGGCTGATCGTCGAAGGCGAAGCGTTCGAGATCGGCGAAGGCGACTTCGTCACCACGCCGAGTTGGACCTGGCACGATCACGAGAACCGCGTCGAGCCGATGATGTGGCTCGATGGTCTCGATGCGCCGCTGGTTCGTCTGCTCGAAACCGATTTTCACGAGCCCGACGGGCGCAGGAAACAAACCGTCACACGGCCGGAGGGCTACACCCTGGCCACCACCGGCGCGCTGCGCCCCGCCTGGATGAAACAAAACTCGGTTCAGCCTCCGGCGTTTTGCTACAAATGGGCCGACACTGAAAAAGCTCTGCACGCCGTCGGCGAGCAGCCCGGCGACCTGTACAATGGCATCGTGCTCAACTATGCCAACCCTGCTACTGGCGGGCCGACGCTGCCAACCATGGACTGCCAGGTCCACATGCTGCGCCCGGGAGAAAAGACTAAAAGTCACAAACACACGAGCTCCGACATCTATCATGTCTGGCGCGGCAGCGGCGTTAGCTACGTCGGCGACCAGAAATTCGAATGGGAACAAGGCGACTCCTTCGTCGTGCCGCTCTGGCAGAGCCACCGCCATGAGAACACCGCGAAAGATCCGGCGATCTTCTTTGTCATGAACGACCGGCCGTTGATGGACGCCATCGGCCACTATCGCGAACAAGCAGATTGA